The following are from one region of the Biomphalaria glabrata chromosome 12, xgBioGlab47.1, whole genome shotgun sequence genome:
- the LOC106051550 gene encoding zinc transporter ZIP1-like, whose translation MDPLYVKIITLGVLIALTLLLGVLPYFLVLRGSRSLISTRKQEKVIAYLNCFAGGVFLGTLLLHLLTEGSEVFEEYKSSINLHVEIPLFNIFVAVGFFLVAFLELFMRSWLFNEAPDTKLEIDVPNPASSGNNSQGQYGSLGRRSGQDQGENRIEHEHNCTQHEQQCLLASDRHHRVTSQTASGDVVENGVNQNEESVTLQVKVISDSKTKTPTGIRAYLLLVALSFHTIFDGLAVGLQKNTSEVWQVFAAISIHKSIIAFCLGLEMFKSEPQRPSRAFIWLCFFALMSPIGIGIGIFLTSGEVDDHARMLSSSILQGLAAGIFLYVTFLELLCVYIGHNSHGEFFSIFFSLVGFVVMALVKLIDE comes from the coding sequence ATGGATCCATTATACGTTAAAATCATCACTCTTGGGGTATTGATTGCATTGACATTGCTTCTTGGTGTACTACCGTACTTCCTTGTTCTGAGAGGTTCCCGCTCTTTGATATCTACCCGCAAGCAAGAAAAAGTCATTGCATACCTGAACTGTTTTGCTGGTGGAGTATTTCTTGGAACACTTCTTCTGCATCTTTTAACAGAAGGTTCTGAAGTATTTGAGGAGTACAAGAGCAGTATTAATTTACACGTAGAAATACcactatttaatatttttgtggCTGTTGGATTTTTCTTGGTGGCTTTCTTGGAGCTCTTTATGCGCTCTTGGTTATTTAATGAAGCTCCTGATACAAAATTGGAAATTGATGTACCGAATCCAGCGTCATCAGGAAATAATTCACAAGGGCAGTATGGTTCTCTGGGAAGGAGAAGTGGTCAGGATCAGGGGGAAAACCGCATTGAACATGAGCATAACTGCACTCAACATGAACAGCAATGCTTATTGGCATCTGACAGACATCATCGTGTGACCTCTCAGACAGCTTCCGGAGATGTAGTTGAAAATGGGGTGAATCAAAATGAGGAAAGTGTGACTCTGCAAGTTAAAGTCATTTCAGATTCCAAGACTAAGACTCCAACAGGGATAAGGGCATACCTTCTCCTGGTGGCTTTATCTTTTCACACCATTTTTGATGGTCTTGCTGTTGGGCTCCAGAAAAATACATCAGAAGTTTGGCAAGTGTTTGCAGCCATTTCTATACACAAAAGCATCATAGCCTTCTGCTTGGGGTTAGAGATGTTCAAAAGCGAGCCACAGCGGCCAAGTAGAGCTTTCATTTGGTTGTGCTTCTTCGCCTTGATGTCTCCTATAGGAATAGGCATCGGCATCTTCCTGACATCTGGTGAGGTTGACGACCATGCTAGGATGTTGTCTTCAAGTATTCTTCAAGGTTTAGCTGCTGGAATCTTTTTGTACGTGACTTTCTTAGAGCTGCTGTGTGTTTACATTGGCCACAACAGTCATGGAGAATTtttctcaatatttttttctttggttggATTTGTTGTCATGGCTTTAGTGAAGCTTATTGATGAATGA